In the Isachenkonia alkalipeptolytica genome, one interval contains:
- a CDS encoding MucBP domain-containing protein: MKLTKSRFIALTLVFLMAFSFSLFSAFAVSNGNGDQEIKAIKVDNYPEGNNEIKDSNQPQALIPWLEDKFEIEIEAYYIKAASEQAGGGIFTSQGMLIDDPVNDPIIGKYIDNQGQAFNRNLHATVEYKDIPSEAFVAFDPGEPIPFGISHVLFLGKTPTDPEDPEGILRVIKRVEGEGPSEGYEIAIEAYESGNGSENMKTTSNNGPMFVPIVKNTNGDTNPDIILAQGTYRVWESDTQGADRVEYSKPVPENNDGPDYVVVEIKENMVTELTITNIFDEPVVPERGVTVTKVVEGTPTEDGDFEVSIEPFEMWERNGKALDFTEPDDSFPIVEAIEVDAPNTIDLEPGLYRLWESNTRGADNVSYSGDIEEISLPDELEGVVIRIPEDGYKEITITNTFDAPPPPPVLRGSVTVEHVEVDGDFNVISILQPRSNVVTNAVVGTSYSTESLDFPGFQFVRVDPNGAAASGNVTVATKHVVFQYTRIDDEPPETGSVTVEYVEIDDDGEIVSILQEKEFVVENAEVGTPYDTLELSFEGFEFVQVDPEGAPASGTVTAEDQHVVYQYIRIDDVTPPELGSVTVEYVEVNEEWEIVSILQEKAFVAENVEVGTPYETTELAFEGFRFERVDPEGAPASGTVSAEDQHVVYQYTKIVERIDDLDPPEAPVDEEPPADETPILDEEPPLGIDQLPRTGQYHVAVFMVFGLMISGLGVALKRFLAS; encoded by the coding sequence ATGAAACTTACTAAAAGTAGATTCATAGCATTGACCCTGGTGTTTTTGATGGCATTCTCCTTTAGCCTGTTCAGTGCTTTTGCAGTATCCAATGGCAATGGAGACCAGGAAATTAAAGCAATAAAAGTTGATAATTATCCCGAAGGCAATAATGAGATTAAGGATTCCAATCAACCCCAAGCTCTGATCCCATGGTTGGAAGATAAGTTTGAAATAGAAATTGAAGCCTATTATATTAAAGCCGCTTCCGAACAAGCAGGCGGCGGGATTTTCACCAGCCAAGGTATGCTAATTGATGACCCTGTAAACGATCCTATAATTGGAAAATATATTGATAATCAAGGTCAGGCCTTTAACCGCAACCTCCATGCTACTGTAGAGTACAAAGATATTCCTTCCGAGGCATTCGTAGCTTTTGATCCAGGCGAACCGATTCCCTTTGGCATCTCCCATGTATTGTTTCTAGGGAAGACTCCCACGGATCCGGAGGATCCTGAGGGCATCTTGAGAGTTATCAAGCGTGTTGAAGGTGAAGGACCTTCGGAAGGCTACGAGATAGCTATCGAGGCCTATGAATCCGGTAATGGATCTGAAAATATGAAGACGACTTCAAACAACGGTCCTATGTTTGTCCCCATTGTGAAAAATACCAATGGAGATACGAATCCGGATATTATATTAGCGCAGGGTACGTATCGTGTTTGGGAAAGTGATACTCAAGGAGCGGACCGCGTTGAATACTCCAAGCCCGTCCCTGAAAATAATGACGGCCCCGATTACGTTGTGGTGGAAATCAAGGAAAATATGGTAACCGAGCTTACCATCACCAACATCTTTGATGAACCGGTGGTTCCGGAGCGAGGGGTAACAGTAACCAAGGTGGTTGAGGGAACGCCCACCGAGGATGGAGATTTTGAAGTGAGTATCGAGCCCTTTGAGATGTGGGAAAGAAACGGCAAAGCATTAGATTTCACAGAACCGGACGACTCCTTCCCCATTGTTGAAGCCATTGAAGTAGATGCCCCTAACACCATCGACTTAGAACCCGGATTATACCGACTTTGGGAAAGCAACACCCGTGGAGCGGACAACGTCAGCTATAGCGGTGACATCGAGGAGATTTCCCTTCCCGATGAATTAGAAGGGGTTGTTATTCGAATCCCCGAGGATGGCTACAAAGAGATTACCATCACCAATACCTTCGATGCTCCCCCACCACCTCCTGTCTTACGAGGCTCAGTAACCGTAGAACATGTGGAAGTGGATGGTGATTTTAATGTCATCAGCATCTTACAACCTCGAAGCAATGTGGTAACCAACGCTGTTGTAGGTACCTCCTACAGCACAGAATCATTGGATTTCCCCGGATTCCAATTTGTACGGGTGGATCCCAATGGAGCCGCAGCCAGTGGAAATGTAACCGTAGCTACGAAACACGTGGTGTTTCAGTATACTCGCATTGATGATGAACCACCGGAAACCGGCTCCGTAACCGTGGAATACGTGGAAATCGACGATGACGGGGAAATCGTAAGCATTCTTCAGGAAAAAGAATTCGTCGTGGAAAATGCGGAAGTGGGCACCCCCTACGACACCTTAGAGCTCTCCTTTGAAGGTTTCGAATTCGTACAAGTGGATCCCGAAGGAGCCCCTGCATCAGGTACCGTTACTGCAGAGGATCAACACGTAGTTTATCAGTATATTAGAATCGATGACGTTACGCCTCCCGAACTGGGTTCCGTAACCGTGGAATACGTGGAAGTTAACGAAGAATGGGAAATCGTAAGCATTCTTCAGGAAAAAGCCTTTGTAGCGGAAAACGTGGAAGTGGGAACTCCTTACGAAACCACAGAACTGGCCTTTGAAGGTTTCCGTTTCGAACGAGTGGATCCCGAAGGAGCCCCTGCATCAGGTACCGTTTCAGCGGAAGACCAGCATGTGGTCTATCAATATACGAAAATAGTAGAACGGATCGATGATTTGGATCCACCGGAGGCGCCGGTTGACGAAGAACCTCCCGCCGATGAAACTCCAATTCTCGATGAAGAACCGCCCCTTGGTATTGATCAGTTACCAAGAACCGGCCAGTATCACGTCGCAGTATTTATGGTATTCGGGCTTATGATATCCGGCCTAGGAGTTGCATTAAAGCGTTTCTTAGCCTCATAG
- a CDS encoding cell wall-binding repeat-containing protein, with amino-acid sequence MNTYTLKGKNASKKMGFVSKVLVAAMVFTAVMTGFSDVAYGQMEISSIEHQIAGSDQYETAYQVAKEKDENPDTVVMVRGDKIENVPQVIDGLTASGIAGLENTSTLLVEQDNIPEATKEALTSLNPEKVVIIGGSAAVSNNVENQIKSLGIDTDRFYGNNRYETAANVAREMGSAKDNTAIIVDGNAVVDSLVAGPLAYKGYPILMINNARGTVPEVTKEALRDLGIERVIIVGGTAVVSADVEQQLNRISGITVEERFGGKNRVETSLLLGEHQDFSGATSVSLLDGHEYVDAVAASSLGGPVVYYNQRHGITDEISRMISSKGNVRLIGGLSNVSDTPSSSSETLVGSEATQYQSGFAQDTYLNMEITNNDRIEVEGKINSGHEFGWFQLRTPSGERVLSEFFSISGSGNYQEEFSLGDLGIRNGSGKEYEVMIFTAPERYTTYNSVHWNIMLEESSEGLVFQRSFVYEENLELFQENNEVVAKDLDLNHLKPEDQVIIKELAEEITEGINNEYDQVKAIHDWVAGNIYYDHDGVRYNQRGRNDTMDTLDRRIAVCQGYAELTASLLRSIGIPARMANGYALGASAGGATWETADLSSSNHAWNEAYVDGRWIVMDATWNSTNKYENGELTSGSIRSTYFDISIEALSNTHKIFDRQRTIFLRY; translated from the coding sequence ATGAATACATATACTTTGAAGGGAAAGAATGCTAGCAAAAAAATGGGATTTGTCAGTAAAGTATTGGTTGCAGCCATGGTGTTTACCGCGGTAATGACAGGCTTTAGTGATGTAGCCTACGGACAAATGGAAATCAGCAGTATTGAGCATCAGATTGCAGGTTCGGATCAGTATGAAACCGCTTACCAGGTAGCGAAGGAAAAGGACGAAAACCCTGATACGGTAGTAATGGTTCGAGGAGATAAGATCGAAAATGTACCCCAGGTAATTGACGGATTAACCGCCAGCGGGATCGCAGGCTTAGAAAATACCTCTACCCTATTGGTGGAACAGGACAATATTCCGGAAGCCACAAAAGAAGCCTTAACCAGCTTAAATCCTGAAAAAGTGGTCATTATCGGAGGAAGCGCAGCAGTAAGTAATAACGTAGAAAATCAAATCAAAAGCTTAGGAATCGATACCGACCGTTTTTATGGTAACAATCGCTATGAGACAGCAGCCAATGTGGCCAGGGAAATGGGAAGCGCAAAAGATAACACCGCCATCATCGTAGATGGAAACGCGGTAGTGGATTCCTTAGTCGCCGGACCTCTTGCCTATAAAGGGTACCCTATACTAATGATCAATAATGCCCGGGGAACTGTACCGGAAGTTACAAAGGAAGCATTAAGGGACCTAGGTATCGAGCGTGTGATCATAGTCGGAGGCACCGCTGTAGTATCAGCGGATGTGGAACAACAGTTAAACCGGATTTCAGGCATTACCGTAGAAGAGCGCTTCGGCGGAAAAAATAGAGTAGAGACTAGTTTACTATTAGGAGAGCATCAGGACTTTTCCGGCGCGACCTCCGTATCCCTATTGGATGGTCATGAATACGTGGATGCCGTGGCGGCTTCCTCCTTGGGTGGACCGGTGGTTTACTACAATCAACGACACGGGATTACCGATGAAATAAGTCGAATGATTTCCAGCAAAGGTAATGTGCGGTTAATCGGTGGCTTATCCAATGTAAGCGATACACCTTCTTCCAGCAGTGAAACCCTGGTAGGCAGCGAGGCTACCCAGTACCAAAGCGGTTTTGCACAGGATACGTATCTAAACATGGAAATTACCAACAACGACCGAATTGAAGTAGAGGGAAAAATCAATAGTGGCCATGAGTTTGGGTGGTTCCAATTAAGAACCCCATCGGGAGAGCGGGTACTAAGCGAATTTTTCTCCATCAGTGGGAGCGGTAATTATCAAGAAGAGTTTTCCCTAGGAGATTTAGGAATCCGTAATGGAAGCGGTAAAGAGTATGAGGTTATGATTTTCACAGCACCGGAGAGATACACCACCTATAACTCCGTACATTGGAACATTATGCTTGAGGAATCATCAGAAGGGTTAGTATTCCAACGATCTTTTGTATACGAAGAAAACCTGGAGCTTTTCCAGGAGAATAATGAAGTGGTAGCAAAGGATCTGGATTTGAATCATCTAAAGCCGGAAGACCAAGTAATCATTAAAGAGCTAGCGGAAGAAATTACGGAAGGCATCAATAATGAATACGATCAGGTAAAAGCCATCCACGACTGGGTAGCGGGAAATATCTACTATGATCATGACGGAGTACGGTATAACCAACGGGGAAGAAACGACACCATGGATACTTTGGATCGAAGAATCGCCGTATGCCAAGGCTACGCCGAGCTGACCGCATCCTTACTAAGAAGCATCGGTATCCCCGCAAGAATGGCCAACGGTTACGCGCTGGGCGCATCAGCAGGGGGCGCTACCTGGGAAACCGCGGATTTAAGCTCCTCGAACCATGCTTGGAACGAAGCCTATGTAGACGGTCGATGGATCGTTATGGACGCTACGTGGAACTCCACAAACAAATATGAAAACGGAGAATTAACCAGCGGTTCTATTCGAAGTACTTATTTTGACATAAGCATTGAAGCACTATCCAACACCCATAAAATATTTGATCGACAACGAACCATTTTTCTAAGATATTAG
- a CDS encoding S8 family serine peptidase: protein MLTRQKWMVLFVTLFLLTSIGFPFGAEYNWEKAHQWDLNLEEAEQGEKEITQLIVNTAGNLEDGSYQGFIRSLEKEGFQLQSSSRNREAKEKITNRMGFTYVVDFDEGWKNWKEAKNHFQATAKAEEVPVNFVEANRSVVVSQESGRTIHPSQRWHYDMLFLKEAWEIETGRESVKVSVLDTGIDYTHPGVRDRIDRSLGRNLVDDGALQDPMDRNGHGTHVAGIIGGYGVTAGVMEQVTLVPIKVLDDEGKGKNHWIYEGILHAIDIESDVINISFGSTQPSQLIQGALELAEEEGITVVAATGNDGLKGLQYPAAYPTVLSVGSVNPQGIRSVFSNYGEGLDVMAPGEGIYSTVLQGKYEFNSGTSMAAPQISGVVGLVKSMEPDLTPGEIRNLLRDHTTRGEGYNELDYGQGILDSYSALRTLRPHEPTEESENRRISGANRYETAYKIALEKYGDQGADTAILVRGDGPQDRPNVVDGLTASALAGELQAPIFLTAAGSLHPSVLQGIKDLGTEKVILIGGEKALEPSVETFLQLEGVKTKRISLEGGNRYTTAAEVTKKTLSLQQQENRQDLGERTAMITRGDALVDALLAGPIAHKKGYPILLVSDGVPKATESVIREEGIENLVIIGGEAVVSPEVQQSLEDLVEGEVKRIAGDQVYGEDRYGTSLMVFNAYGSEGSRVNFVNGASYVDAVAASILEVPIIYTRKEEISREAQGILGVMETFSFIGGPSVLSEEIYRRALEIISGP, encoded by the coding sequence ATGTTAACAAGACAAAAGTGGATGGTTCTTTTTGTAACCCTATTTCTACTTACATCCATTGGCTTTCCCTTCGGAGCGGAGTACAACTGGGAAAAGGCTCACCAATGGGATCTAAACCTAGAAGAGGCAGAACAGGGAGAAAAAGAAATTACCCAGCTGATTGTAAATACCGCGGGTAACCTTGAAGACGGATCCTATCAGGGTTTCATTAGAAGTCTTGAGAAGGAAGGATTTCAACTGCAAAGCAGCTCCCGAAACCGGGAAGCAAAGGAAAAAATCACAAACCGAATGGGTTTTACATATGTAGTGGATTTTGACGAAGGATGGAAGAACTGGAAAGAGGCAAAAAATCATTTTCAGGCCACGGCCAAGGCCGAGGAGGTTCCCGTTAACTTTGTGGAGGCTAATCGGTCGGTGGTGGTCTCTCAAGAGTCGGGAAGAACGATTCATCCCAGTCAGCGCTGGCATTATGACATGCTCTTTCTTAAGGAAGCCTGGGAAATTGAAACCGGTAGGGAGTCCGTAAAGGTTTCCGTACTGGATACCGGCATAGATTATACTCATCCGGGAGTTCGAGACCGAATTGATCGGAGCTTGGGAAGAAACCTTGTGGATGACGGGGCTCTTCAGGATCCCATGGATCGCAACGGACACGGCACCCATGTGGCGGGGATTATCGGAGGCTACGGTGTCACCGCCGGGGTGATGGAGCAGGTTACCCTGGTTCCCATAAAGGTTTTGGATGACGAAGGAAAGGGAAAGAATCACTGGATTTATGAAGGGATTTTACATGCCATTGACATTGAATCCGATGTGATTAATATATCCTTCGGAAGCACACAACCCAGTCAACTTATCCAGGGTGCCTTGGAATTAGCGGAGGAAGAGGGCATCACTGTGGTGGCGGCTACGGGAAATGACGGGTTAAAAGGGCTGCAGTATCCTGCGGCTTATCCCACGGTGCTTTCCGTAGGATCCGTGAATCCCCAGGGAATACGGTCGGTCTTTTCCAATTACGGAGAGGGACTGGATGTTATGGCACCGGGGGAAGGGATTTACAGCACGGTGTTGCAGGGAAAATATGAATTCAACAGCGGAACCTCCATGGCGGCTCCACAGATTAGTGGAGTGGTGGGCTTGGTTAAAAGTATGGAACCGGATCTTACCCCCGGGGAGATTCGAAACCTTCTTCGGGATCATACTACCCGGGGCGAGGGGTACAATGAACTGGATTACGGCCAGGGAATTCTGGATAGTTACTCCGCCCTACGGACCCTACGGCCCCATGAGCCGACAGAAGAATCTGAAAACCGAAGGATTTCCGGGGCAAATCGCTACGAAACCGCCTACAAGATCGCCTTGGAGAAATACGGAGACCAAGGAGCAGACACCGCAATTCTGGTCCGGGGAGACGGTCCCCAAGATCGGCCGAATGTGGTGGACGGACTGACGGCCAGTGCCTTGGCCGGTGAGCTTCAGGCACCGATTTTCCTAACCGCCGCCGGAAGCCTTCATCCCAGTGTGCTGCAGGGCATCAAAGACCTGGGTACGGAGAAAGTGATTCTCATCGGCGGAGAAAAGGCCTTAGAGCCCTCGGTGGAGACTTTCCTCCAGCTAGAAGGCGTTAAAACCAAGAGGATAAGCCTTGAAGGAGGCAACCGATACACGACCGCCGCAGAGGTGACAAAGAAAACCCTGAGTCTACAGCAGCAGGAAAACCGACAGGACTTAGGGGAAAGAACCGCAATGATTACCCGGGGAGATGCTCTGGTGGACGCCCTATTAGCAGGGCCCATTGCCCATAAAAAGGGGTATCCGATTCTGTTGGTATCCGACGGGGTGCCGAAGGCAACCGAATCGGTGATTCGGGAAGAGGGGATTGAAAATCTGGTGATCATTGGGGGAGAGGCCGTGGTATCCCCAGAGGTACAACAATCCCTGGAGGATTTAGTAGAGGGAGAGGTAAAGCGTATAGCCGGAGATCAGGTATACGGAGAGGATCGATACGGGACCAGCCTAATGGTGTTTAACGCCTACGGCAGTGAAGGATCCCGAGTGAATTTTGTGAACGGAGCCAGTTATGTGGACGCAGTGGCGGCATCGATTTTAGAGGTTCCCATAATATATACCCGAAAAGAAGAAATATCCCGGGAAGCCCAGGGAATTTTAGGGGTAATGGAAACCTTCTCTTTTATCGGAGGACCCAGTGTGCTGTCCGAGGAAATCTATCGCCGGGCCCTAGAAATTATTTCAGGACCTTAG
- a CDS encoding cell wall-binding repeat-containing protein → MKKKICKALVAVMVLSAVVGGFLPVNQPGRISRAYIEDYDDRDFRLAGDNRFATAGEIAKRNGTTSKEVIIVRGDSVEGIPQVVDGLTASALAGARDAQILLVTKDRLPDTTEKIIKDLNATKATIVGGEAAVSRSVKEDLQSLGLSTERIEGSNRFETAAEVGLRVPAPRNNTAIIVNGNSEVDSLVAGPLAHRGYPILMVNNQRGTIPEATEKAIKSLHIDNLIIVGGTGVVSEELETDLNDMEGVTVKARYGGSNRVETSLSLASHPDFSNNSGVSLVNGGAYVDAVAASTLGKPVVYFTERGGINPDIQDYLFDKEELLAIGGEAVITDEVLQKATPAIGFRYYGSLHRRSPNIRRYETGFVHNTMNLLLTAQNHHSEGDFDKALKSYDLLLTQRDLLPDNMESVTTSSRQKALEREGIQTIQEALKEAEGITSVTSKFNAFAEGYSVYGWHGQYGSGYLKAAEDLLNWGLARHEDKSFDEAIGRYNMIIESSNQHELLDGLAGEARFYSSLANQRVVWNSQDLNMRFSRYRESFGDALGQQIQQNRHTVWSASDWKSPSEEDVAYYLNPQNFYIPNWLEEDRDPEFIQIASNTLRVREGPSTSNDILSIAYQEEIYPVKGESNGWFRIRKDGKDGWVAGSHVHRIGKNTGVSNVRVRVNTGTLNVRTGPSTNFQRIGTVSDGEEFTLREHKNGWHKIQYFGTEGWISGNFAEPVYDVPARTFQFLELQGLVPARASEINTLIDGDPNLTGYANTLRTAGRENNINELYLTVHALKESEGPNSVLLEGIEVTEVEGSSVAPTTVYNVFGIEANGTDPVQSGAEFAYEQGWTTKEAAILEGTKWISENFINHPRNPQDTLYKMRWDPGRNGKNPFSSNIKWADEIGARIHEAYRILDKESLHFDISVYKTRAWPVPGHTRISSPYGYRIHPITGDHRMHIGIDIPAPGGTPIVAAKAGRVTVSHYGASYGNWIEIDHGNGITTRYAHNSSNIAKVGDWVEKGETIALVGTTGSSTGNHLHFEVRHNNNHFDPLPWLQGN, encoded by the coding sequence ATGAAGAAAAAGATTTGCAAAGCATTAGTGGCAGTAATGGTTCTATCCGCTGTGGTGGGAGGATTTCTGCCGGTGAATCAACCGGGGAGGATTTCCCGGGCCTATATTGAAGATTACGATGATCGGGATTTTCGACTGGCAGGGGATAATCGTTTTGCCACCGCCGGTGAAATTGCGAAAAGAAACGGCACCACATCAAAAGAGGTGATCATCGTCCGAGGGGATAGTGTAGAGGGAATCCCCCAGGTGGTGGACGGATTGACGGCCAGTGCCCTAGCGGGAGCACGGGATGCACAAATCCTGTTGGTAACCAAGGACCGTCTGCCGGATACCACTGAGAAGATTATTAAAGATCTTAATGCAACCAAAGCCACCATCGTAGGAGGGGAAGCCGCGGTTAGCCGGTCGGTAAAGGAAGATTTACAAAGCCTGGGCCTTAGCACCGAACGAATTGAAGGGAGTAACCGTTTTGAGACCGCCGCCGAGGTGGGATTACGGGTTCCTGCTCCCAGAAACAACACCGCAATCATTGTCAACGGAAACTCCGAGGTGGACTCCTTAGTTGCCGGACCCTTAGCCCACCGCGGATATCCCATACTGATGGTAAACAATCAACGGGGGACCATACCCGAAGCCACGGAAAAAGCCATTAAAAGCTTACATATTGATAACCTGATTATTGTCGGTGGCACCGGCGTGGTATCGGAAGAGCTGGAAACAGACTTAAATGATATGGAAGGGGTAACGGTAAAGGCGCGCTATGGGGGAAGCAACCGGGTGGAAACCAGTCTATCCCTGGCGTCTCATCCGGACTTTAGCAACAATAGCGGCGTCAGTCTTGTTAATGGAGGAGCCTATGTGGATGCGGTGGCGGCCTCTACCCTGGGAAAACCCGTGGTGTATTTTACGGAGCGGGGAGGAATTAATCCCGATATCCAGGATTATCTGTTTGATAAGGAAGAGCTGTTGGCCATTGGGGGAGAAGCGGTTATTACCGATGAAGTGTTACAAAAGGCCACACCGGCCATCGGTTTTCGCTACTATGGAAGTCTCCATCGACGAAGTCCCAACATCCGACGGTATGAAACCGGATTTGTCCATAATACCATGAACCTATTGTTAACGGCTCAGAATCACCACAGTGAAGGAGACTTTGACAAAGCGCTAAAGAGCTATGACTTACTACTTACCCAGCGGGATCTGTTGCCGGATAATATGGAAAGTGTTACCACAAGTAGCCGACAAAAGGCTCTGGAACGGGAAGGGATTCAAACGATTCAAGAGGCCCTGAAAGAAGCGGAGGGCATCACCAGCGTCACGTCGAAATTCAATGCTTTTGCCGAAGGATATTCGGTATATGGCTGGCACGGTCAGTACGGCAGCGGATACCTGAAGGCGGCGGAGGACCTACTGAACTGGGGACTGGCCCGTCATGAGGATAAAAGTTTCGATGAAGCCATCGGTCGGTATAATATGATTATTGAGAGCAGTAACCAACATGAACTTTTAGACGGCTTGGCCGGGGAAGCGAGATTTTACTCAAGTCTCGCAAATCAACGAGTAGTCTGGAATTCTCAGGATTTAAATATGCGCTTTAGCCGTTACAGAGAGTCCTTTGGGGACGCTTTAGGACAGCAGATACAACAAAACAGACATACGGTTTGGTCTGCATCGGATTGGAAAAGTCCCTCGGAGGAGGATGTGGCTTACTACTTAAATCCTCAAAACTTCTACATCCCCAACTGGTTGGAAGAGGATAGGGATCCGGAATTCATTCAAATCGCCAGTAATACCCTTAGGGTTCGAGAAGGCCCTTCAACCAGCAACGATATATTAAGCATCGCCTATCAGGAGGAGATTTATCCCGTAAAGGGAGAATCCAACGGATGGTTTCGTATTCGAAAGGATGGTAAGGACGGTTGGGTAGCCGGGAGTCACGTACATCGAATCGGTAAAAATACCGGGGTGTCCAATGTGCGTGTCCGTGTGAATACCGGGACCTTGAATGTGAGAACCGGTCCTTCTACCAATTTCCAAAGAATCGGAACGGTCAGCGACGGAGAGGAATTTACCCTGCGAGAGCATAAAAACGGCTGGCACAAAATTCAGTACTTCGGAACCGAAGGTTGGATCAGCGGTAATTTTGCGGAACCGGTATACGATGTGCCCGCAAGAACTTTCCAGTTCCTAGAACTGCAAGGGTTAGTACCTGCCAGAGCCAGTGAGATTAACACCTTGATCGACGGGGACCCGAACCTCACCGGCTATGCCAACACCCTTAGAACCGCCGGGCGGGAAAATAACATCAATGAGCTGTATTTAACCGTTCATGCCCTAAAAGAAAGTGAAGGGCCCAACAGCGTGCTTTTAGAAGGGATTGAAGTTACGGAAGTGGAGGGAAGCAGTGTGGCCCCCACCACCGTATATAATGTGTTCGGAATAGAGGCCAACGGTACCGATCCGGTACAGTCCGGAGCGGAATTTGCCTACGAACAGGGCTGGACCACAAAGGAAGCCGCCATTTTAGAAGGGACAAAGTGGATATCGGAAAACTTTATCAACCATCCCAGAAACCCTCAGGATACCCTGTATAAAATGCGTTGGGATCCGGGAAGAAACGGTAAAAATCCCTTCAGCAGTAATATAAAGTGGGCGGATGAAATTGGAGCAAGAATTCATGAAGCCTATAGAATACTGGATAAAGAAAGTCTGCATTTCGATATATCGGTATATAAGACTCGGGCCTGGCCGGTACCGGGACATACCAGAATTTCTTCTCCCTATGGATATAGAATTCATCCCATAACAGGAGACCACCGAATGCATATCGGAATCGATATTCCCGCACCGGGGGGAACCCCCATCGTTGCCGCCAAGGCGGGGCGGGTTACCGTTTCCCATTACGGAGCAAGCTACGGTAACTGGATCGAAATCGATCATGGAAACGGCATCACCACCCGTTACGCCCATAACTCCTCCAATATCGCCAAGGTGGGAGATTGGGTGGAAAAGGGAGAAACCATCGCTTTAGTAGGGACCACCGGTAGTTCTACCGGAAATCACCTGCATTTTGAAGTTCGACACAACAACAATCATTTTGATCCCCTACCCTGGTTACAAGGAAACTAA
- a CDS encoding IS110 family transposase produces the protein MYCTQNEKINQVTENTLVVGIDVGSKTHYARAFNWRGIELTKYLRFDNTAEGFKVLDRWIAELQKKHHLSEFLLGAEPTGHYWYALADHLKAKKSPLVLVNSTHVKQSKALDDNNPSKSDKKDPKVIAKLVIDGRYSYPHIPEGVYAELRIANNNHVRLKRDISRMKNKVQRWLKIYFPEYKEVFKDPFGEASIEVLSRLALPSQIKKMDARSINQIFRDVKIRAVGVKRAQRLIEAAKGSIGRKTEPVAASMEIEMLIDEYRMKEKQIEKIEQLMESLCESIPSAETLSPIKGIGPITVAGFLAEVGDIRRFQSPKQIQKYAGFGIKESSSGDHQGKTEINRRGRKLLRTTLFQAVLSLVSNNEAFQALHQYNIKEKPNPMKKKQSIVALCCKLIRVFYAILTKDIAFDGEKMLEDIQRPSPPLAA, from the coding sequence ATGTATTGTACACAAAATGAGAAAATTAATCAAGTTACAGAAAACACGTTGGTCGTAGGGATTGATGTTGGAAGTAAGACGCATTATGCCCGTGCCTTCAACTGGCGAGGCATTGAACTTACCAAATATCTACGCTTTGATAATACCGCGGAAGGCTTTAAAGTATTGGATCGGTGGATTGCAGAGTTACAGAAAAAACATCACTTATCTGAGTTCTTGCTCGGCGCTGAACCTACCGGACATTACTGGTACGCCTTGGCGGATCATTTAAAAGCTAAAAAGAGCCCCTTGGTTTTAGTGAACTCTACCCATGTAAAGCAGAGTAAAGCCTTGGATGATAATAATCCATCCAAAAGTGATAAAAAAGACCCGAAAGTCATCGCAAAACTAGTAATTGATGGGCGGTACAGCTATCCCCATATCCCGGAAGGAGTCTACGCCGAGCTGCGGATTGCCAACAACAATCATGTTCGCTTAAAAAGGGATATAAGCCGGATGAAAAACAAAGTGCAGCGCTGGCTAAAGATCTACTTTCCGGAGTATAAAGAGGTATTTAAAGATCCTTTTGGTGAAGCCAGTATCGAAGTACTCTCCCGGTTGGCACTGCCTTCACAGATCAAGAAAATGGACGCCCGGTCCATCAATCAAATCTTTCGAGATGTGAAGATACGAGCGGTAGGAGTTAAGCGTGCCCAGCGCCTAATTGAGGCCGCTAAAGGAAGTATCGGCCGTAAAACGGAACCGGTGGCAGCAAGCATGGAAATCGAGATGCTGATCGATGAATATCGTATGAAAGAAAAGCAAATAGAGAAGATTGAACAACTGATGGAAAGCCTTTGTGAGAGCATTCCATCGGCAGAGACGTTATCTCCGATCAAAGGGATTGGACCGATTACCGTCGCCGGCTTCCTGGCAGAAGTCGGAGATATTCGACGGTTCCAATCACCGAAACAGATTCAAAAGTATGCAGGTTTTGGGATCAAAGAATCCAGTTCCGGGGATCATCAAGGAAAAACGGAAATTAATCGTCGTGGAAGAAAACTTCTTCGAACCACCCTGTTCCAGGCGGTACTTTCCCTTGTTTCCAACAATGAAGCTTTTCAAGCCCTGCATCAATACAATATCAAAGAAAAACCGAACCCGATGAAGAAGAAACAGTCGATTGTGGCCCTTTGTTGTAAACTTATTCGTGTATTTTATGCGATACTGACCAAAGATATTGCTTTTGACGGGGAGAAAATGCTGGAGGATATTCAAAGACCATCTCCTCCACTCGCCGCATAA